The following proteins come from a genomic window of Crassostrea angulata isolate pt1a10 chromosome 1, ASM2561291v2, whole genome shotgun sequence:
- the LOC128159422 gene encoding T-box brain protein 1-like, producing the protein MSNTVNFNRYGDQPGDLYDAQTDSCQTPESQFPVLSSLKPYYCQDYLSQDPGQDVQNPLTQYSHHSLDTHSQDKHFDEPDSINPVSSSEYTPPRDSHGASYACLQPMGTQSRIGELSYSLPYSQNNSYGFEMDQMHYYSNVSYPQSAQHQPVSSPVHLPPPNTEPALAPIQSSAPAVPSGSFSPCIYLCNRDLWIKFHQHTTEMIITKQGRRMFPTLQFSLNGLDPHKQYNVFVDMILADPHHWKFQNGKWVPCGQAEQLSQNGRVYLHPDSPSSGAHWMKQDIVFGKLKLTNNRALDQGQVSQIVLNSMHKYQPRIHVIEVGSHGPNEQKSLQTHAFPETQFIAVTAYQNTDITQLKIDHNPFAKGFRDNYDGRHIDNVSQSRPNYMTYSQPGIYPAAVAYTGTTSAARAVTYPPQISTQYQPNSIQENVLPSIHDVSGMGEIKQIDESCYSNSYNFGAHMMMSEAINVQPEQVKPVIKKEIGGSPCDQAASVASENDLKRALEQVFEYSQDADNDSEQPKKRSRLVYESKSSSPESNKLSGEERAEKESEQNCSGISEEYSHEDIYLSNNKEQILDHSVFQGNFQGQQTSVY; encoded by the exons ATGTCCAACACTGTGAATTTTAACAGGTACGGCGATCAGCCAGGGGACTTATATGACGCACAGACTGATTCCTGTCAGACCCCAGAGTCACAGTTCCCGGTGCTGTCCTCCTTGAAGCCCTACTACTGTCAGGATTACCTGTCTCAGGACCCCGGCCAGGATGTTCAGAACCCCCTTACTCAGTACAGCCATCACTCCCTGGACACACACAGCCAGGACAAACATTTCGACGAGCCAGACTCCATCAACCCGGTCTCCTCCTCGGAGTACACCCCTCCCCGGGACAGTCACGGAGCCAGCTATGCTTGTCTGCAACCCATGGGGACTCAAAGCCGCATCGGCGAACTATCGTACTCGCTACCATACAGTCAAAATAATAGCTACGGATTTGAAATGGACCAGATGCACTACTATAGCAATGTATCGTACCCCCAGTCCGCTCAACATCAGCCCGTCTCATCCCCCGTTCACCTACCACCCCCAAACACCGAACCCGCCCTGGCACCGATACAGTCCTCGGCGCCCGCTGTCCCCTCCGGATCGTTTAGCCCTTGCATATATTTATGCAACAGGGATTTGTGGATCAAGTTCCATCAGCACACCACTGAAATGATAATCACCAAACAAGGAAG gAGAATGTTTCCAACACTACAGTTCAGTCTAAACGGCCTGGATCCCCATAAGCAATACAACGTATTTGTGGACATGATTCTGGCGGACCCCCACCACTGGAAGTTCCAAAACGGCAAATGGGTGCCATGCGGACAGGCAGAACAGCTCTCTCAAA ACGGCCGTGTCTATCTCCACCCGGACTCCCCTAGTTCCGGTGCCCACTGGATGAAGCAGGATATAGTGTTTGGGAAGCTGAAACTGACCAACAATCGAGCTCTGGACCAGGGCCAAGTCAGCCAG ATTGTTTTGAACTCAATGCATAAATACCAACCACGAATCCATGTTATTGAAGTCGGCTCACATGGCCCAAATGAACAGAAAAGTCTCCAGACGCATGCGTTTCCGGAAACACAGTTTATTGCCGTGACTGCATACCAAAACACAGAC ATAACGCAACTTAAGATAGACCATAATCCTTTTGCCAAGGGTTTTCGTGACAACTACGACGG ACGGCACATCGACAACGTCAGCCAATCCCGACCCAATTATATGACTTATTCACAACCCGGGATATATCCGGCCGCTGTCGCCTACACAGGGACGACTTCTGCTGCACGGGCAGTCACATATCCTCCTCAAATTTCAACACAATACCAACCAAACTCTATCCAAGAAAACGTCCTTCCCAGCATCCACGACGTTTCCGGTATGGGTGAGATTAAGCAGATAGACGAAAGTTGTTATTCGAACAGTTATAACTTTGGCGCTCATATGATGATGTCAGAAGCAATTAATGTGCAACCGGAACAAGTCAAACCTGTCATCAAAAAAGAAATTGGAGGCTCGCCATGTGATCAAGCAGCGTCGGTGGCGTccgaaaatgatttgaaaagagCGCTGGAACAGGTGTTTGAATATTCACAGGACGCTGATAATGACAGTGAGCAACCGAAAAAGAGGTCGAGACTAGTGTACGAAAGCAAATCGTCATCGCCCGAATCCAACAAATTATCAGGCGAGGAAAGAGCAGAAAAAGAAAGTGAACAAAATTGTTCAGGAATAAGCGAGGAATACTCACACGAAGACATTTATCTAAGTAATAACAAAGAACAAATTTTAGATCATTCagtttttcaaggaaatttcCAAGGACAGCAAACATCTGTGTATTAA